The Salinirubellus salinus genome segment GTAGGGCGGGGTGGCTCAAGAGACCAGCGGTGTCTGTAGAGCGGCCGCACAGACGAGTCGGCGGCGGAGCGGGCTACGCTCGGACGGGTCGTGGCGAGCGGAGGAGTGCTCGTGCTGGCGCGACTGAACCCGCCCAGCACCGCCGTTCAGGTCCCGCCGCCCGCGCCCCGCACCCGCTCCACGGCTGCGACGAACCCGCGGGCGATACGCCGGCGGTTGTAGACGAGTTCACCCGCGCCCCACCCGAGCGTGACGAGGACGGCGAGGAACACACCCGCGAGCGCCCACGAGGACATCCAGACCGGGCGCAGGAACGGCGTGACGTGCTTGTAGCGCGCGGAGAACTCGCTGGCCGGCCCCTCGAACGCCGTGTTCGCGGCGCTGGCGTTCAGCCAGTCCGAGAACGTCTCCTGACTGGCCGGGCCGACGCCGGCACCGCCCGAGACGCGGTAGGTGCCGGTGGCGTTCAGGTCGGCCATCGTCGGGCCGTTCGAGCCGGACGGGCCGCGCTCGGCGTCGTAGGGACCCCACGAGGCGTAGAACTCCCAGACGACGGTGCCGTCGGGGGCGACCTCGACGACACGGTGGTTCAGCGAGTCCGTGACCAGCGTGTTGCCGTTCTGCAGGCGGTCGGCGTCACGCGGCCAGTTGAACCCCGTGACGGCCCACGTCTCCGTCCAGTTGCCGTCGCGGCGCTCGTACTCCACGACCCGGTCGTTCTCCGAGTCAGCGACGAGGATGGTGGGGTCGCCGTCCTCGCTCCGGAGCCAGTCGGGGTTGTGCTGTTCGTACAGCGTGTCGTGGTCGTCGTCGGTGCCGAGGCGGTAGTCGATGGAGTCCGTCGACCGGTTGAGCAGTATCACCTGGTCGAAGTTCCGGGGCGAGACGAGGTACTCGCCGTCGCCGACCTTGTCCACGTCGTTGACGTGCGTCCAGTCGGCCGAGAAGCCGCCGTCCGTCGTGTTGGGGTAGTGCTGGTTGAACACCCACTCCCAGACGACGGTGTCGTTCGACCGGTCGTACACCAGCACGCGGTCGTTCGAGACCCCGTCCTCGTTGTTCCGCATGTTGGCGATGAGCAGCTGGTCGCCGTTGATCAGGTCCGCGTCGTGCGTGTCGTGGAGGTCGGGGAACCGCTCGGTCCAGACGGCCTCGTCGGTCTCGGGGTCGAGTTCGAAGACGACGGTCCCGTCCGGGTTCGTGGAGGTGACCAGCAGGTTCCCGTTCTCCAGCGGGTCGACGTCGTAGAACCAGTTGGCGTCGTGTTCCTCGCCGCCGGTTATCACGCGACCGTTCGCGTCACCGTCGGCCGCGACGAGGCGAGCGGGCTTCTTCGGGTTGCCGACGCCCTTGAAGTGGAAGCCCTGGACGCCGACGTAGGTGGTGTCGTTCGCGGGCGACTCGACCGTGCCGGGGCCGAGTCCGGTCTTCTCGTGGGTGACGGCTGAGACGCCGGTGGGGACGAGGAGAGCGACGACGACGAGCGCGAGGACCCCGCGAGCGAGCCACGGGCGGGACCATTCCATGCCGTGACACGCGGTTTCGGGGTAGGAACGTCTTGTGGTTCCCAGCGAGACCGTCCGCACGTCCGGCAGGTCCGCCACGGGTCGCCCCGCGCCCCTCGCAAACGGGTGGATTGATACCCGCCCGCGGACTAGCCTCGGTAACGAATGGACGCACCGCTCTGGACCGAGCGACACGCCCCCGCCCTCTCGGACCTCCCCCAGCCGAAGGTGCGCGAGACGCTCGACCGGGCCACCGACGAACCCGTCAACCTCGTCCTCCACGGGCCACGCGGGAGCGGCAAGACGGCCGCCGTGAAGGCGCTCGCCCGCGAGGTCCACACCGACCCGGAGAACGACCTCACGGTCATCAACGTCGCGGACTTCTTCGGCCGGACGAAGACGGAGATCAAGAACGACCCGCGGTTCGAGCACTTCCTCGTCGGCCGCTCCCGGATGAGCAAGCGCGACATGATCAACTACGTCCTGAAGGAGTCGGCGTCCTACGCGCCCGTCTCGGGGACGTACAAGACGGTCCTGCTCGACAACGCCGAGTCCATCCGCGAGGACTTCCAGCAGGCGCTCCGCCGCGTGATGGAGCAGTACGCGCGGAACACACAGTTCGTCATCACGACGCGCCAGCCCTCCAAACTGATACCGCCCATCGAGTCGCGGTGTCTCCCGGTGCCGGTCCGCGCGCCCACCGAGGCCGAGATCGTCGAGGTACTCGAACACATCGTCGAGGCCGAGGGCGTCGCGTACGAGGCCGGTGGGCTGGAGTACGTCGCGGCGGCCGCCGACGGCGACCTGCGCTCGGCCATCCTGAGCGCCCAGACCACGGCCGAGCAGGCCGGCGAGGTGACGATGGACGCGGCGTTCGAGACGCTCGGCGAGGTCGGCTACGAGGAGACAGTCGACGGGATGCTCGAAGCGGCCGAACGGGGCGACTTCAAAGAGGCCCGCAAGACGCTCGACTCCCTCCTGAACGACGAGGGGCTCGACGGCGAGGAGGTGCTCGCGGAGTTGCTCGTCGCCGGCCGCGACCGCCACGAGGGCGACGAGGCCGCGCTCGCCCACCTCCACCGGCAGGCCGCGGACGTCGACATGCGGTTGCAGGAGGGGGTCTCCGCGCGCACCCAGATAGCACGGTTGCTGGCGGAACTGGGTGTCTGAGTCGGTCAGTCCGGGAGCAGGTCGGGGACCTCGGCGAGCGTCGCGGTCCGGTCCCACTCGCCGGTCGTGCCACCGGGAGCGTCGGTAATCTGTACGACGGGGACCCCGGCGTCCCACGCCGCCTCGCACTCCCGGTCGGCGTCGGCGCAGGCGGCCCAGAACCGCCCGTCGCCGGCCCAGTCGTACACGGTCTCCCACGCGCGTGGGTGCGGGAGTTCGTACCCAGTCGTCGCCGAGACGAACGTCTGCGAGAACGGGAGCCCGAGGTCGCCGAGCACCTCGGGGAGGTCCGGTGGGCCGTTGCCGAGCAGGAGCGGTGTCCACCCCCGCTCCCGAACCGCCGTCAGGGTCGCCGCGGCGTCCGGGTGGACCCGCCACCGGTCGGTGTCGCGGTAGGCCCCGCGGACCCGTTCGGCGAGCGCGTCGGCCCGCCGGCGGGGGACGCCGGCGCCGGCGAACGCGGCGGCAAAGACCGGTTCGTGCTGGCCCCACCAGCGGTCGCCCGGCCAGTCGGCGTGCATCTCGCCGGGACGCTCCCACGGGAATCCGGAGAGGTGGGGCTCGAGGTCGGCGGCGTCGGCGGGCACGTCCGCCGCGTGGCGCGAGAGGGTGTCGGCGAGGACGCCGGGCCACCCACCCTCGCGAGCGGCGAGGACGTCCGGAGAGAGTACGAGGTAGCGGTTCCGACTCCGTGTCACGGCCGGGGCGAGGCGGGCCGCCGAGAAAGGGTCACCGGTCGCGTGGCTTCGAGATGTTCACCATCTCGACGCCACACGTCGAGCAACAGCACGCGCCGCGGGCCTCGACGCGCTCGGCACACCGTGGGCACTCGTAGGTCCACACCTCCCGGTCGATGTCGGTCGCCGGGTCGGGAACTCGCATGCGTACGTGTAACACAAGAATACGTTTCAACCTGATGTCCGTTCCCAGACCACTGGAACGGGCGGCCGCCGGCAGCCACGACGCCGGCCACGACGACGGTCAGTACGGCGCGCCGTCGTGGAGCAGGTGGAGGTAGCGCACGAGCGATCCGTGGACCCGGCGCTCGATGACCGTCTCGACGGTCCAGCCGGCCTCGCGAGCCAGCGCGGCCCACGACCGGTCGGCGACCACGACGGCACGAGGCGCCACGTCGCGGGCGGCCGCGAGCGCCCCGCCGACGAGCGGTTCGAGGTCGCCGACCACCTTCGACTGGCGGCCGTAGGGGGCGTCGAACACGACGCCGTCGGCCACGTCGTCTCTCACGGGAGGGCGGGTGGCGTCGCCGCGGACCGTCTCGTACTCGCCGGTCCCCTCGCCGTCGAGGTAGGCCGCGAGGTTCTGCTTCGCGCCGCGGACCATCTTCCACTGTGCGTCGAGGCCGAGGACGTCCGCGCCGACGAGGCCCGCCTCGAGGAGGAGGCCACCCGTGCCACACATCGGGTCGACGATGCGGGCCCCCTCGCGGGCGCCGGCGCAGTTCACGAGCGCCCGAGCGAGCATCGGGTCCATGCTCCCCGGCTGGAAGAACGGCCGGTCGGTCGGCTTGCGCTCGGTGAAGTCCCGTGCCGAGCGGCGTTCGACCCAGCCGAGCGCGCAGACGTCGTCGGAGAACAGCGCCCGGAGTTCGTGGTCGGGGGCGTCGAGGTCGACCTCGTAGCCGCGGTCCGAGAGGACGCCGCCGAGCGCGCGTTCGGCGTCGCGAGTCGAGACGCCCGCGAGCGCCTGTACGTCACGGGCGCGGACCCGGACGGTGCCCTCGCGGTCTCGCGGGGCACCACCGGCCCCGCTCGGACGTTCCGAGGGCACACCTCGTTCGCCCTCGCGGTCGAACTTGGGGGCCGACTCGAGCAACGTCACCGCGGCCTCGACGGTGGGGTCGCAGGTGCCGACGAGCGCCGAGGCCGTGCGGGTGAACGCGAGTCGCTCCACCCGGTCGGTCAGGGCGCCCGCCGTCGCCAGTCCGGGCGCGAGCGCCTCGACGCCGGTGCAGGCGCTGGCGGCCTCGTAGCGCGCGAGTTCGTCGTCACCCTGTCCGGCGAGTTCGAGGACGTACACGGCCGGTGTCGTGGGGGGAGGGGAATCAGGGTGTCGGTAGCGTGGTCGAACGGAGTGAGAGCACGGGGAGCGGGGAGCGAAGCGACCCGCGAACAGCGAAGGCGCGAACGGAGTGAGACCACGGAAATCGGAGAGCGAAACGACCCACAGAGTCCCCGCACGAGGCGTCTACCCCCATTTGAACGGACGAACGGCGTTCGCGTGGACCCTTCGCAGAATCGACCTGTCAGCGGCCACCCCTCACCTTTATAAAGGTTAAATACGTGATTTAAGTCGAAGCATGAGCGACCCCAAGGAAACCATCAACATCGAGAACGTCGTCGCCTCGACAGGTATCGGGCAGGAGCTCGACCTGCAGAGCGTGGCGATGGACCTCGAAGGCGCGGACTACGACCCCGAGCAGTTCCCCGGCCTCGTCTACCGCACGCAGAACCCCAAGAGCGCGGCGCTGATCTTCCGCTCCGGTAAGATTGTCTGTACGGGCGCGAAGTCAACGGACGACGTCCACGAGAGCCTCCGCATCGTCTTCGACAAGCTCCGTGACCTCCAGATCGAGGTCGACGAGGACCCCGAGATCGTCGTCCAGAACATCGTCACCTCGGCCGACCTCGGCCGCAATCTCAACCTCAACGCCATCGCCATCGGGCTGGGCCTGGAGAACATCGAGTACGAGCCCGAGCAGTTCCCCGGGCTGGTCTACCGCCTCGACGACCCGGACG includes the following:
- a CDS encoding arylsulfotransferase family protein, with product MEWSRPWLARGVLALVVVALLVPTGVSAVTHEKTGLGPGTVESPANDTTYVGVQGFHFKGVGNPKKPARLVAADGDANGRVITGGEEHDANWFYDVDPLENGNLLVTSTNPDGTVVFELDPETDEAVWTERFPDLHDTHDADLINGDQLLIANMRNNEDGVSNDRVLVYDRSNDTVVWEWVFNQHYPNTTDGGFSADWTHVNDVDKVGDGEYLVSPRNFDQVILLNRSTDSIDYRLGTDDDHDTLYEQHNPDWLRSEDGDPTILVADSENDRVVEYERRDGNWTETWAVTGFNWPRDADRLQNGNTLVTDSLNHRVVEVAPDGTVVWEFYASWGPYDAERGPSGSNGPTMADLNATGTYRVSGGAGVGPASQETFSDWLNASAANTAFEGPASEFSARYKHVTPFLRPVWMSSWALAGVFLAVLVTLGWGAGELVYNRRRIARGFVAAVERVRGAGGGT
- a CDS encoding AAA family ATPase, with the protein product MDAPLWTERHAPALSDLPQPKVRETLDRATDEPVNLVLHGPRGSGKTAAVKALAREVHTDPENDLTVINVADFFGRTKTEIKNDPRFEHFLVGRSRMSKRDMINYVLKESASYAPVSGTYKTVLLDNAESIREDFQQALRRVMEQYARNTQFVITTRQPSKLIPPIESRCLPVPVRAPTEAEIVEVLEHIVEAEGVAYEAGGLEYVAAAADGDLRSAILSAQTTAEQAGEVTMDAAFETLGEVGYEETVDGMLEAAERGDFKEARKTLDSLLNDEGLDGEEVLAELLVAGRDRHEGDEAALAHLHRQAADVDMRLQEGVSARTQIARLLAELGV
- a CDS encoding TIGR01177 family methyltransferase; the protein is MYVLELAGQGDDELARYEAASACTGVEALAPGLATAGALTDRVERLAFTRTASALVGTCDPTVEAAVTLLESAPKFDREGERGVPSERPSGAGGAPRDREGTVRVRARDVQALAGVSTRDAERALGGVLSDRGYEVDLDAPDHELRALFSDDVCALGWVERRSARDFTERKPTDRPFFQPGSMDPMLARALVNCAGAREGARIVDPMCGTGGLLLEAGLVGADVLGLDAQWKMVRGAKQNLAAYLDGEGTGEYETVRGDATRPPVRDDVADGVVFDAPYGRQSKVVGDLEPLVGGALAAARDVAPRAVVVADRSWAALAREAGWTVETVIERRVHGSLVRYLHLLHDGAPY
- a CDS encoding TATA-box-binding protein; the protein is MSDPKETINIENVVASTGIGQELDLQSVAMDLEGADYDPEQFPGLVYRTQNPKSAALIFRSGKIVCTGAKSTDDVHESLRIVFDKLRDLQIEVDEDPEIVVQNIVTSADLGRNLNLNAIAIGLGLENIEYEPEQFPGLVYRLDDPDVVALLFGSGKLVITGGKQPVDAEHAVDKIVSRLEELGLLDG